The Rattus norvegicus strain BN/NHsdMcwi chromosome 9, GRCr8, whole genome shotgun sequence genome contains the following window.
TCAGGTGGGGTTCTCAAGTTTCTTGTCCACTCTCTTGAATGGGTTTCTCACTGGAGAATTCCGATGCTAcaaagaagaaacactacccataAAAATGACAAGAAGGGGGAcattctcaacagaagaaatgTTGAACAGTATCACAGGTCTACATTGGTTACAGCCTGACTGCAGAATGGGATGCTCCTGATAGGTGACCTGAGTAAGCAGAAAACTGCAGATGACTTGCATACCCCtgagataatttatttttaaacgaGATGTGAGGAGACCAAGCCAGTCTGGAGATGACTCCAAACGTGTAGATAAATACAACCAGAAGACTTAGCATGAGAGTGCTCTTTCCAAATAAGAAAGGTCAAAAAACCAATCCTAACTCAAAGAGCCATCCTGCAGGCCTCCATATGCCCAGACGGAAGATGGGACATGTAGGTAAGAAAAGAAATGATGAGGACGTCCAAAGCACTTTACCATGGCCCCAACTACTGCTTCTGGAGAAGCATGCTCAGTACAGATGACTCATTAAAGAGGATCAGTCACTTGCTCCAAAACATCCCTATGTTTAGAGCTGCAAAGAAGGTTAGAACAATGTGGAACAAACTTCTCCAGTTACTGATGAGGAAACAGACCCAGGGAAACTAAGTGACTCGATCAAGGTCACGAGGCTAGAACTCAAGATCTCACTCCCGGGAGCAGCTTGGATTTTCCATTGCCTCATTCAGGATAGCACAAAGTGATTTTCCAGGAATTTTGATAAACTAGAAGAAAAAAGATTTTCAAAAAAAGCATGCTGGTTTGGAGCTCAAGTTCTTTTCTGTAAGGCAATATTAGAGGTATTCAAACAGAAGGTTGCTACATagacatgtatttttaaaaacataagcaGGAAATAAAAAGTTAGATGCTGCAGTAACTCTTGTCTGCTGCTCTCAAGAAACCTGAGTCCTTTCACACCAGAGCTGTCCTTATACTGCTTTTTAACTGTGTTTTTTCCATGGGCATCTTAGAAAAACAGTACCGAGTGGCTTAGGAGTCAGAGACGAAGAAGGATGCTGGCTGTTGAGAAACACTTTTGAGACTAGGGAAAGGAGAAAATACTTTTATAGATTTCCTGTGTTCTTCCTTTAGTATCTTTTCCATTCCCTATACCAATAACACatctcatgaaaaaaaaatttatgagGGCATAGTACAATTAGAAGAAGTCTTAAAACCAGCCCAGGCTGCACTGATGAGATGTCACTGGCCAAAAACAAATGTTTGAAAAACACACCCACTCTTTCACAATCTTGGTAAAGGGGCACACTATAGTCTTCTAATGTTTCTAATGATTCAGAAGACACAATGTGCAAGCCGTAGCCTACACTCCTGAGTTCCCTCACAAGCAGGGTGGGGAGAATCAATTTTCCTTGATCTTATCCAGCCCTTGTGCTTTGTAAACAGCAGGTGCTCAATAAAGTGTATATTGTTAGATACTGGAAAGAGCCTCGGGCTCTTTCAAGGAAAAAGACTTTTTCTCCGAATGACCCCTTAACAACCTTgtgtctccttctcctcccttttaGCTCAAGACATAAATATGAGAACCACGATCCAGCCCTGTCAATCCCACACCACGTGCTGTCTGCCGCTCGCTCCGGCGTGCAGACTGGAGATGGGAAGATGAAGGAACGGCGTCGTAGTAAACCATAGTAAAGACAGGAGGAAAACAAAATGGGGCATGTCACATGGTCgcgtcctgattttttttttctcaattaaaacGAAGAGGAAGCGCGGTATTTCCGGCCTCCATCTGCCCGCTGCGGAGTCTTTTTCATTCTTATGAGTCTGGCAGAGATGCAATAGAGATGGAGCACATCACATCTTAGACTTGGGGACCGGAGGACCTAGATGAGCTCTGCTGCACCCACCCACAAGGGTGAGCGAGCTTTCCCAGCGAGGCCCCTGCCTCCCCCGCCCCGGTCATCACTCATGCTGATTGGCTCTTGCAAGAGCCAATCGGCACCCAGCGTCCAGCCCACCGGCCTGAGGGGCGGAGGCTCGGCTGCTACAGCCAACCTCGAGGCCTGGGAAGGGGCCGGTCCCGCGAGGACCGAGCCAGGCGAGGGCGGGAGCCTGGAGGCCTCCTCGCCGCTGTCTCTCCCACCCGGGGCGGGAGGGCTCTTGGAAGGGGGGAGCCCAGAGCCAAGCAAAGAGGGGGGCAGGCAGGAAGCGGAGGTGACCCGGGAAAAGGGAAAGTGCCAGGGCTCGCGGGTCCGCGCCAGCTCCAAAGGCCAGGGGGCGGGGAGCATCGCGGAAAGGGGGGGAAAGAGAGGCAGCTGTGGAGGCATGGAATCCTGGAGGTCGTAGTAAGGAAAAACAGGGACAGAAACGAATGGTAAAGTTCTCTTTTTATGGGGGGGCCTTGACAAAAGGATaataggaagggaaaaaaaaaaaaaaaaggatcccgGAGGGATGACTCCAGTCTGTGTCAGCAAAAGTGTGATCTGTCTGCCAAGCCTCACTTTCAACAGTAAAGTCAAATCTAAGGCAAATACTGGTTAAAGGTATTTAGACAGGCATGCTGAGGCCCAGGGGGTCCTTTTAGCTTTCCACTTTGGGCTCTGGGTTAACCGGGTACAGACAGTAGGCCACAATGACTGTACTAATGCCTGGACCATGCACTAGGAGGTGGGGACAAAGggaattggggggggggagggggagtaatCTTTCCACAACCCAATCTAGCAGTTCAGAACTAAGTTGGAGGTGACCCTGACATGCATCagagaagagacacagaaaaGGTTGTTGTTCAGTCAGTCAAATCCTGAGCAAGGGAGCTAAATGCTTCACAAATGACTCTCCTTGAGCTGACATTGAAACAAAGTAAACAAGCCGAGATGTTTAAAAGAGGGGATCTGAGAACGCTGGCACACTCACACCCCTTGTGGCAGCTGTATTCCTTTAACCTTgtttcaggtttttttgttttttttttgttttgttttcttttgttttttttcccctaagacGGGCGAAGTAGCAGCAACAGCAATGTCAGGGGAAGTTAAAATAGCTAACTGATAAGTCACTGTGAGCAGAAGCTGTTTGCCACTGGCAGATCTGATCCCGCTCAGCCTCCGATGCTAACTGACTAGCAAACAAAACCTTTAAACTTAGCAAAAACAAGCATGACTGAGGGTGTACTGCACCAGGTAACACTAGGTGCTCTGCTTAAagggcacaacacacacatgcttaaAACTTAGATACACACTCTAGAAGTCTGCTTCTGGCATTTGGCAAAGCATGATCTACTGTTATTCCAGCACTGTTAACAGACAGGACTGATTTTTCTGGATTATCATATTTTCCCTAAGAAATGCTGAGATGCTGATCATTAGAGTTCTGGGAGGGGAAggatttgtagtgtgtgtgtgtgtgtgtgtgtgtgtgtgtgtgtgtgtgtgtttgtgtgtgtgtgcgtttgtgtgtgtgtgcgtgtgtgtttgtgtgtgtggtgtgtgtgtttgtgtgtgtgtggtgtgtgtgtttgtgtgtgtgtggtgtgtgtgtttgtgtgtgtgtttgtgtgtgtgtggtgtgtgtgtttgtgtgtgtgtgtttgtgtgtgtgtttgtgtgtgtgtggtgtgtgtgtttgtgtgtgtggtgtgtgtgtgtgtgtgtttgtgtgtggtgtgtgtgtgtgtgtgtgtgtgtgtgcgcgcgcgcgcgcgcgtattCTCTacataagtatatttttaaatctcCTTTTAAAACTGTGAGGATACTGTTTGGTCATTTCATGTCTTCAAAAGACAAAACACTGCTTATTCTATTTCGTGAACCAAAATGTATAACAAGTAAGAAAGTAAACGAGGGGAGGgagttcttttcttcctttacctCCTGTTCTACGGGATCTGTTTGCTTCAGGTTCCTCCTACTTTATGAGGTAAGCAGTTTACAATGCAAGTACTGCAGGAGTCTCAACCCTCAAAACCCACGTTAGAAACAACCAAGAATTTTCTGTTGGCAAAcaatgcaataaaaaaaaaaaaatctctacgTCCCAGTGATGGAAGCAAACCTGGAAATAAATAGCAAATGCAATAAGTGCTTTCTTAACATATCACATGAAACTTGCGTTTTAATGCTCATGTACCTCCATTTGGTCCTACAAAATAGAGAATGATAAGTGCTGGAAGCAGAATCAGGACCATTTTGACCACGTAATCACTTTATTATTCCTtctattctttattattatttcctaTTGATAAAAACCCAAGGCACAATGTCTTACAAAGAGTCTTATtaagaagaataaatatttttcagtgCTCTTCCTATGAAGCATTTATAAAATTCATGAGGTAATCAGTTTTTCAGAATAAACTGCTTCCAATTCTGGAAACTTCTGATTTGCCAACTCATCACATTATCTGGGATTGACACTCCTCTCCTCTACCCACAATGACCACCAGAAAATAGACTCACAGAAAGACGGGCTGACTTCCTTTTACAAATGTTCCTCATTTTCAATATAGCATTGGCCACCGATGACCTAAAGCCAACTTTCAACATCTCTGAGGCATCTAGTCATaaacttaaataaaaacaaacggAGAATACACGGATTTGCCCCATCATTCAACATACACTAGAACAAACACCCTCTTCCCCCTGACCAAATGCCTGTTCACTTCACTAGAGAAATGTTAAGCAATTTTACAGAAAAAATGTACAGTAGCCCCAAATGGTATGTGTGATGCCTCAgtacaagaaaagaaactacagGGCAGACAAGCCAGGGAGAAGTCCCAAAACTCTTAACTCATAATGGGTCCCAGGCACATGGTGTTTATTGCATATTCTGTACAAAAGCAGCCATGCCTGCAAGATGGTAGGTCCATGTGTGCAAAACATTTCATGAAACCTAgtacaagaacaaaaagaaaatgtgccCCACAATTATTTTCTTTGGAGATCAGAGATAGGTAAGAATTTCTCTACAAATACTCGGGCCTAAAAAGCTCTTGTTAATCCTTTTTAAGAGAGCCTGAATAAAAGTCACTGATGTTTACAACTACTTTGGTACTGtgaaatcacaaaacaaaagtgCACATAGCCACTCAGTATGCTTGCCCTTCAGAACTCCGAGAAAGGACCTTAAAACAAGGGCTTTTTAGCCTCTGGATTAGCAAGTGTTTTTGGTAGAACTGTCCCTGCTAAGGGCTAGCCTTACTATTCAGTCAAAAGAAAACTTTGAGACGAAGAGAATGACTGCAAAGAAGGAACCCGTCAAACCTCAGGACTGGTTTTATAGAATGTAAGTCTTAAAATGCCTCAGCGAGTACTACACTTGGGAATTCTCACATACAGAAGCCCTTCTGTGGCTGCTCCCGACAGGTTTCTTTGACTATCTGCCAGGTGTCATTGTGAGGTGAGCATCTGTGTCCCCTGACCCACACACCCCCACCTCCTGAAAGTATATCCTCCCCAAGGACACTGTGGGAAGGAgtgagaagggaaagagggaaaagaacAGAACTCAAGCTCCCCCCACCCACATGGTAAAAAAGCACTTTTGTCTTCTGACTTTGCCACCATAAAACGCACCTGCTGTGACGTCCAGTTAAGCTATTGACGGTCCTCTGGTTGCTTCTGGAAGTTGATGCTGGCATAGGTGCTTAAATCCTCACTGGAGCGTCTTGGGGAGCTGCCCTCATTGCTGCCTAAGGGttggtgagggggagggggtggcaggGACTGCTGTTGAGAGGGGCAGTCTTGAGGGTGCTGCTTAACATCCTTGACCAAATCCAAGTCTATATAGTTAAGACTCTTCTCCAATCCCCCGGCAGCCCCGTACCCTGGAGCCGACTCCTTGGATGCTCCCCCTAGATCCCCGGGTCTCAGCCACACATTCTCAAAGGATGCAGAGCTGTGGCGTTTCACATCCTCACTGCCACCACCGCTGCCCCCTCCTGCAGCCCCTGCTCCAAAAGACACTGTGTTGCCAGCCCGCGTAGGCGCCGAGAAGGTCTCGGAGCTGTGCCTCCTCCGGCAGCCTTGAGTGTCTGCACGAATCACTTTGGCACTCTGGTTATGGTTGGGACTTAGGTTCACCCTGGTGAATGCGCTCATGCCCCCAGGTCCCTGAGGGCCTCCCAGCAAGGAAGAGTGAGCGGCCTGCTCAGCGGCCCCTTGAGGTgtaacagaagcagaagcagaggctgtggaggatggAGGGGGGGCAGCTCCTGTGGTTCTGGGCAGGCTCACCTTCTCTGCAGCAATGCCTGTCCGCATGTCAGCATAGCTGACTGGGGCCACTGGTGAGGTATCCACATAGCTTTGACGAGGACAACCTATCTGCATGGTCATGTAATCACCACGGCTATTTGGCACCGACCGGGTTGGCCTACAAATGGAAGCAGCCCCTGGAGGTGCAGGGCCTACTCTGCCCAACTCAACTCCACCACTCTCCTGCCAGGTTGCCCTCCGGCCTGGCCCCAAGTCCATGTTCATGTACTCTTCCGAGCCAGTCTCTTCTCTGGGAGCTGGGTGGAGCTGGGGTAGACATCGAACTGAAGGGGAGCTACGGGAAGTTGCAGGGCCAGCTAAATAGCCTGGCTGGCCACTCCCGAATTCAATATTCACATATTCTCCTGGGCTTTTGGGCTCGGGAGGGTGCAGGGaagactgctgctgctgttgctgctgctgctgttgctctcGTACCcggggtaaagtgcttgccttgggATCCCCCAAGGACAGCCTTGTGGGTCGAGCCAGGCGGCTGTTGGTCTGTGCAGCTGTGTCTACCTTTCGAGGCAGATGGGGCTGCAAGGCATGGTGGTGGGGATGTGTGACGCTAGACTCTGGCCTAGCCCCACAGTAACCCCCACCCAGGCTGTCGCTgctggtggaagaggaggaatcTTCGGCAGTTGCGGTATAGCGAAGGCGTCCAGAGCTTGAAGAGAGACGAAGATGCTGGTGCCTGGCACCCTCCTCTGGCTCCCCAGGGCGCTGGGTGTGCTTAAAGGACCTTGGTAATGAGTAGTAGGAGAGGACAGGCTTGTGCTGGGGATCTTCTGGGCCATAGTAGCATTCTGAGGGGCTGCTGGTGTTGGAATCTCCCACTGGCGACATGTTCATGTAGTCACCAGTGCAAGGCAAGAGCTTACCACCACCGCTCTCAACAGGAGGTTTGGCATGGGGAAGGGCATGGGTATGGTGCCCCCCTACTCCGTTTGTCCATGGCTTCCCATAGCTGCTCCCAGAAGGGGCTGCGCTGATGCTGCTACTGCTGCAAGACCCACCTCCAATGTCAGGAGAGCAACTACCACTGGGAGACATCATCATGTAGCCATTGGGGTCCACTCTCTGTGGGTGGCGCCTGATGGGGTTAATGATCTGCTGGGGGGCAGATACACTCTTGGGGCTCATGGGCATATAGTCCCCATTTCCTTTGCGGTTGCTGGGCACTGGAGCCACTCCGGGAGACATGGGCATGTAGCCATCATCGGTGTGGAGGTTGGAGGAGTCTGGACGGTGGTGGCCCCCACGACGTTCCAAGTGGTGCATCTCTAGACCCTCCTCGGGATAGGAGTGGGTGGGCACGAAGGCGGAATGCCGGTAGCCGGGCAGTCGGCCTCCACTGCCACCTCCTGGTGGGTAGGCAGCGGGCATCATCTCTGTATATTCCTCAATAGAAACCACTGAGGACTGCGAGGGGGTCTTCTGGTGGGATATGGTGGGGGACGTGCCAGCCGAGTGAGTTCTCTTCCGAAACCGGTTATCCAGATCTGCTGCACCAGCGGCTTCGTCTCCAGTCAGCGCCGGGCTTGTCCCCATGGTAGCACCTGGGATGTAGCGATGGCCGTTGCCACCCCTAGACAAAATGTAGTGACCATTGGGAGCTGTCAAGGTGGAGGCTCCCTTGCCACCCATGCAGATATAGTTGCTCAGCTCCTCCTCACCCCTGGCTGGTGGGGTGTGGCCCAGGGAATCTGGGGTGACACTGCGGAAGGAACTTCGGAAATCGCAGGGACTAGAGCCATACTCATCAGAAGAGATGAAACCGCCATCGCTAGGAGAACCGGACACGGAAGCACTAGAGCGCCTCGGGAAGAGACAGTCTGAAGTGGAGCCGTGGCCACTGGTACTACTGGATGACAGGCTCACTGGGCTGGTGGCTGAAGGGGAGCATCGTGAAGAAGGCATAGGGATGGAGCGGCTGTGGTTGAGTGGGGGGTGCAACCTGGAGCTGCCTCGATGCCGATGGGCGTGGGTCCTGTTGGTGCTAGGGCTCACAGGACTGCCATCCACTGATGCTGGACGGGACATGGTGCCTTCGCCATCGCTGGAGGCACGCACCCTGAAGGAACCTGGTTTCCCACCCACCATACTGGCAGGGGAGGTGGCAGTGATGCTCTCAGTTCGAGATCTCCGAGTCAGCCCCACTTGGCTGGGCGGAGGATTGTTGAGATGGTGCCTGCGCAGGGGAACACTGATGGGGTTGGAGCAACTGGATGAAGATTGGCTTTTGCTGCGCGGGCGAAACTCATCGCTCATGGCCCGCATGGCCTCTAGAATGGTCTCATGCATGttctgggccaccacggagtcaTCCACTTGCATCCAGAACTCGCCGGGCCCGGTCACAGCTGACCGCCCCACCTCGATGAAGAAGAAGTTCTCTGAGTGGCCACAGCGTCTGATGTTCATCAGCTGCAGCACCACAGCGGCAGCCTCAGAGTTGAGCTTCACAAAGCTGATGGTCTTGCTGGTCAGGCAGAGGCGGTAGATACCAATCAAGTTCTTTGTCTGACCTAAGCCCTTGGGTTTCAGGATAACCTGCCAGACCTCCTTGAACGCGGGTCCTGGGCCCGTGTCATAGCTCAAGTCCTCCCCTGCCTCTCCGACGCCAGAGCTGCCGCTGCAGCTACCACCGCAG
Protein-coding sequences here:
- the Irs1 gene encoding insulin receptor substrate 1, coding for MASPPDTDGFSDVRKVGYLRKPKSMHKRFFVLRAASEAGGPARLEYYENEKKWRHKSSAPKRSIPLESCFNINKRADSKNKHLVALYTRDEHFAIAADSEAEQDSWYQALLQLHNRAKAHHDGAGGGCGGSCSGSSGVGEAGEDLSYDTGPGPAFKEVWQVILKPKGLGQTKNLIGIYRLCLTSKTISFVKLNSEAAAVVLQLMNIRRCGHSENFFFIEVGRSAVTGPGEFWMQVDDSVVAQNMHETILEAMRAMSDEFRPRSKSQSSSSCSNPISVPLRRHHLNNPPPSQVGLTRRSRTESITATSPASMVGGKPGSFRVRASSDGEGTMSRPASVDGSPVSPSTNRTHAHRHRGSSRLHPPLNHSRSIPMPSSRCSPSATSPVSLSSSSTSGHGSTSDCLFPRRSSASVSGSPSDGGFISSDEYGSSPCDFRSSFRSVTPDSLGHTPPARGEEELSNYICMGGKGASTLTAPNGHYILSRGGNGHRYIPGATMGTSPALTGDEAAGAADLDNRFRKRTHSAGTSPTISHQKTPSQSSVVSIEEYTEMMPAAYPPGGGSGGRLPGYRHSAFVPTHSYPEEGLEMHHLERRGGHHRPDSSNLHTDDGYMPMSPGVAPVPSNRKGNGDYMPMSPKSVSAPQQIINPIRRHPQRVDPNGYMMMSPSGSCSPDIGGGSCSSSSISAAPSGSSYGKPWTNGVGGHHTHALPHAKPPVESGGGKLLPCTGDYMNMSPVGDSNTSSPSECYYGPEDPQHKPVLSYYSLPRSFKHTQRPGEPEEGARHQHLRLSSSSGRLRYTATAEDSSSSTSSDSLGGGYCGARPESSVTHPHHHALQPHLPRKVDTAAQTNSRLARPTRLSLGDPKASTLPRVREQQQQQQQQQQSSLHPPEPKSPGEYVNIEFGSGQPGYLAGPATSRSSPSVRCLPQLHPAPREETGSEEYMNMDLGPGRRATWQESGGVELGRVGPAPPGAASICRPTRSVPNSRGDYMTMQIGCPRQSYVDTSPVAPVSYADMRTGIAAEKVSLPRTTGAAPPPSSTASASASVTPQGAAEQAAHSSLLGGPQGPGGMSAFTRVNLSPNHNQSAKVIRADTQGCRRRHSSETFSAPTRAGNTVSFGAGAAGGGSGGGSEDVKRHSSASFENVWLRPGDLGGASKESAPGYGAAGGLEKSLNYIDLDLVKDVKQHPQDCPSQQQSLPPPPPHQPLGSNEGSSPRRSSEDLSTYASINFQKQPEDRQ